The region CGAGGAGCAATTGGAAGCCGGGGATTAGCATTAGTGGCATTACGTTTTATGGGGCCCTTGGGCGTTTTATGGTTTGGGGCTCGGCATCCCAGTCCAGTATTAATAAGTTCATAAAACTACGCGCCGTTGATGTTGGCACATTTGCTTGGCGTTTGCAGTTTTTGGGCCATAAACCGTGTAAACTGTAAACTGTAAACAAAGACTCGGTTGGTGGGCAAAGCATTTCCGAGATCTGTAAACACTCCGTCTCAGGTTGCTCCATCTAGGTATGTTCTACGGTTTCTACGTTCTTTCGTCCATCTCTCaattatattgttttattatggtTTCATTTTGAGCCAAGATGCCGAGCGGAGGCCTCAGAGACAAGCTCCGAGAACCAGAGACCAAAGTCACTGCGAGATACATTGTACGGCCCGGAGCGAACCGAAAAGGTAAGACGATATTCGAAAATGAGTTTTGCGGCCAAGTCTGTGAACGTGTTAAAGTCACAAGTTCCCTAACACGTCTTTAGgttatttgatatatttattaaactagCCGAACAATTTTTTATGCAGCTCTCGGCCTTTCTTCTCGCTCCCTCTCGCAGCCGGCGAGCTTGAGATACTTTATCTGGCGGGTACGAAACGGGTTATCAAAATATCTGCGCTCTGCTCAGGCGTGAGTTGATTAACTCTCCGATGAGGTACATTTTTTGGTAGTTGGGAAACATGGGAAAAGCTATCTGGATTCTAAATTCCCAGTATCTTTTATGGGAGGCTCATATAGGGAGAAAATGGGCGAGTATTTTGGCAAGAAATTTCTCTCGGTGCAACATTATTTCCATCTCCTTGCAGCTTCACTTGCCACTTCATCTGCGCGCCTTGGtccatttcattttttatttacgtgAACTACTCTGGTGTCCAATAAAATATACGCAGCGAAATCAGATGCAAAACGTGCGACAGAGAAAGAGGCGGCAGGAGAGAGAACGAGAGAGCGGGACGGGTAGAGAAAAGATTCTCAGCATCTTGTCGCTGAGACACGCGGACGCACTTAATGAGCAGCGATCTTAAATCTTAAAGTCAGACAGAGGCTGCCAGGGAGAAGAGGCATGGAGACGGTTGTATCCACACGAGCGTGTATCTCCAGACACTGCACGTAGCATGactgtgtgtctgtgtgtgtgtgtgtgtgtttgtggaaAGTATCTCGAACTGGCTTTGGTCTGGCTGCATCTTTCTCCGCCACTTGAGAGCTTGAAGAGAGCCAGAGAAGCGGTTCTCAAATGCTTATGAAGATATTATGAAAAGCAGCATAAGGTTCTGACTCCGTGCATCTTTGGGGTGTCTCGGTGTGAGTGCCGCAGCAGCAGTCGCAGCATTATGTGGCAAGTTCCATCTCCATCCGAAGGGGCAAGTTGACAAATGCTAGGATAGAGGAACGTGGACGGGTATGGGTTATGGAATTGGGAACCAGACTCCGCTTCCATCTCACCTGCAAAAAAAGATCAATGACAATTTATTGTCATGACTATGTAAGTTCTCACAAGGCGCAGGCGTGCtcagatactcagatactgAGATACTCAGATACTCGTGTATCTGCAgatctgcatctgcatctgctGGATGGTTTTCCATATTTCAAAATGACATTCGGCTGGCGCACTACGTTTGCTTTTCGGTATATTCGTTGTTTattggttttaaaaattaaaatgaaatctaCTTAAGCCTGGTCTTCTCTTCTTTCTTAGACAAATATCACAAACAGATGGTTAGGGCTAGCTGGGCTTATTCTATACAGATACAATTACGGGAGTAGGTTAAACTTAATACTCTGGCATTTACACGATAATCTTCAGTGGACCACCCTCTAATACTTGGATCTGCTCTGCACGGGGGGCGTACGCTGGGCTCTTGGCTCGATCGTAGTAATCATAATTAACTTTaaacaatttacaaaataGATCTAGTAATCGCTCCTCTAATACAGGCTGGCACGTGCGTACGTACACCCCCGCTCCCATGACTATCCAGATGAAGATGCTCCGCCCTCTATTTACAGCTGATCAGTCGAGGTGTTGTTGGCTTCATTAGCTGCCCTGGCACTTGTGCACCTGTCCGAGCACCCGGTCGATGCGCTCCACCAGGATCTTGACGGACTTGTCCGGCAGCGACGGCAGGACATCCCGCACTCCGGGGCTGGTCGTCTTCTCGAAGAGATCGCGCAGCTTCTGGCCCGGCCCCGCCGCCCTCAGGCGCTGGAGGGCCTCGATCGTGGGTCGCCGGAAGACGCAGAGGTTGTCCAGCAGGAGGCTGTGATAGGCCTCGTACTTCTTGAGGAGACGATAGCCGTGAAGCAGGCCGCTCTCGTTGTCCAGGAAGACGAGCAGCTGGGAGGCGGGCTGGCGGGCGAGGTTGTGGGCCGGGGCGGCCATGATGTCGGCGTTCCATTGGAAGTTGTACAGGTTATTAACCACGCGATCGAGGTTCGCGATCAGGTAATCGAAGACGATTAAATCGGACCATTGTGCCAATTCAATTAGCCGCTGCACCAGAGCTCCTCCAGCCTCGGCATCTCCTCCTGCACCCGCTCCTCCAGGGCCGGCTGCTGCGGCTGCACCTTCTTTGCCAGCTCCCGTCTCTTCAATCGCACGTGATTGATGATCGGAGCTTGGCGAACTGGCAGCCCCCAACCGCTTGAGTAATCCCGTCTGCCTTTCGGGTTCGGTCTCCCTCTCGCCCTCCCCCTCCAATTGGCGCGTCAAATTCCAGACATCGTGCTTgttgaggtgccgctccagcGGCTGGAAGGGCTGTGGAATGCCAGCGGGCTCGAGGTCGGATAGCCAGCGGGTCAGCACCACCGGTCGGCGCTCCTTCCACTGGGCCTGACTGATGTCGCCCAAGGCAGCCGCCCAGTTGGGCGTGGAGGTGTCCACCACTGTGGCGGCACTCGGTGCCAGGTTGCTGATGTTCAGCAGTTGTCCCAGGTAGTAGCTGAAGATCTCGCCCTGGATCTGGTCGGTGTTTTGGCGGTAGCGGGCACAGGCCCGTGTCCCGTCAGCGAAGATCACCAGACGGTTCTGCATGCGCCCGCAGCCCGCCTCCAGGCGGACTACGCGGCCCTGCTCGCCCACGAATCTTTCCCAGCTGAGCTGGTCCTCCGAGGCGAAACCCTTGGGCAGAGCCTTCTCCACCACTGGTCCCCAGAACACGTTGTCCTCGATGAGGCCACTTGGGCCTTGCGTCGTGGTGGTCACCGGCGAGCGAAGCGTCTCCG is a window of Drosophila bipectinata strain 14024-0381.07 chromosome 2R, DbipHiC1v2, whole genome shotgun sequence DNA encoding:
- the fj gene encoding extracellular serine/threonine protein kinase four-jointed — translated: MYDIKRLEAGQQQQLQSLQRLQQLQQLQQQQQSLGLDLSGLQKQQLTCSVIAAPSLKLQDNPNSSEATHMTLLSLRRRRSLQRRACLLSILAAFVFGMALGVVVPMFGLPRSPDAAESPPDMLQEIIVEPLQNNYRVAFIKEEQDSELSAEQVFRNAFHLEQDKDAPDSMVVKKLDTNDGSIKEFHVQRTASGRYRKGPERRLTKKVPERRTQAETLRSPVTTTTQGPSGLIEDNVFWGPVVEKALPKGFASEDQLSWERFVGEQGRVVRLEAGCGRMQNRLVIFADGTRACARYRQNTDQIQGEIFSYYLGQLLNISNLAPSAATVVDTSTPNWAAALGDISQAQWKERRPVVLTRWLSDLEPAGIPQPFQPLERHLNKHDVWNLTRQLEGEGERETEPERQTGLLKRLGAASSPSSDHQSRAIEETGAGKEGAAAAAGPGGAGAGGDAEAGGALVQRLIELAQWSDLIVFDYLIANLDRVVNNLYNFQWNADIMAAPAHNLARQPASQLLVFLDNESGLLHGYRLLKKYEAYHSLLLDNLCVFRRPTIEALQRLRAAGPGQKLRDLFEKTTSPGVRDVLPSLPDKSVKILVERIDRVLGQVHKCQGS